GACTGGAAGCGCGGCGTGATGCGCGCGTACTTCGGCGACAGCGCGCCGTAGTGGCCCATGGCGAGCATGGTGCGGGCGGGCGACACGATCGTCGACTGCAGCGACGCGGCCGACGACGACAGCACCGCCAGCGACATGAGGATCGCGGTGGGGCCCATGACGGGGCCGGCCAGGGCGGCGAAGACGTTGCCCTGGATGTCCGGGTTGCCCAGGCCGAGACCGTCCTCGCCCACGCCCGCGAACGTCAGCACCGCCAGGCCGACCGTCATGTAGAGCACGACGATGACGAAGATGGTCGAGGTCGCCGCCTTGCCCGGCGTGACCGCGGAGCCCTTGGTCTCCTCGTTGAGGGTGAGCACGACGTCCCAGCCCCAGTAGATGAAGACCGACAGGGACACGCCCGCGGCGAACGCGGAGAACGAGTCGACGGCGAACGGGTCGAACCACTGCGGGTCGATCGTCAGGCCGGCCGGCGCGGTGCCACCCGCGACGTGGGCGTACGCGGCGATCGAGAACCACACGAGCACGGCGACCTGGAAGCCGACCAGCACGTACTGGACGATCTTCGTCGTCTCGACGCTGCGGTAGGCGATCCAGCACGCCGCCGCCATGAACGCCAGGCAGGTGACGATGTTGACCCACACGTTGCGGGTGAGGTCCGCGAGCCCGGGGTTGCCCGTGATCTGGGCGAGCGCGAGGTAGAAGAAGTCGACCGCGATGCCCGCGAGGTTGGACAGCACGAGGATCGTGGCCGCCAGCAGGCCCCAGCCGCCCATCCAGCCCACGAACGGGCCGAACGCCTTCGACACCCAGGTGAACGTCGTGCCGGCGTCGGGCATGGCCTTGTTGAGCTGCCGGTAGCCGACCGCGACGAGCAGCATCGGCACGAAGCCGACGAGGAAGATCGCGGGCAGCTGCTCGCCGACCGCCGCGGCCGTCGGGCCGAGCGCCCCGGACAGCGTGTAGGCGGGCGCGATGGTCGAGACGCCGATGACGAC
This Isoptericola jiangsuensis DNA region includes the following protein-coding sequences:
- a CDS encoding APC family permease, whose amino-acid sequence is MSAPTTTSQAPAPADGATTGKGLGAGRLGLLGSVVIGVSTIAPAYTLSGALGPTAAAVGEQLPAIFLVGFVPMLLVAVGYRQLNKAMPDAGTTFTWVSKAFGPFVGWMGGWGLLAATILVLSNLAGIAVDFFYLALAQITGNPGLADLTRNVWVNIVTCLAFMAAACWIAYRSVETTKIVQYVLVGFQVAVLVWFSIAAYAHVAGGTAPAGLTIDPQWFDPFAVDSFSAFAAGVSLSVFIYWGWDVVLTLNEETKGSAVTPGKAATSTIFVIVVLYMTVGLAVLTFAGVGEDGLGLGNPDIQGNVFAALAGPVMGPTAILMSLAVLSSSAASLQSTIVSPARTMLAMGHYGALSPKYARITPRFQSPGYATVASAVIASVFYAVMRVVSEDVLWDTITALGIMVCFYYGATALACVWYFRSEARDPRALLTKIVAPGVGGVLLLVFFVQTSIDSMDPEYGSGSHIGGVGLVFVLGVGVLALGLVVMAVQRVRRPEFFRGQVLPRGSSADGPSAG